The sequence ATGAGATTTAAAAAcgtaaataacaatattatttttagatatacCAAACGATAATCCACAAAATGCTCACTTAAAAAATTTAGCTAGCAAGGTTTTGTTTGCACTaagtttaaatttctttaatgcTGTATTTAACAGAATATCATCCAGACTTCAAGAATTGGCAAAATGTGGAGACGAAACTGCTGACTATAGTGATATTGAATTAATTCAGCATATTAACGTGGATGTATATAGATTAACAAAACTTTTAAATGGTAGTTTATCATacttattattcatttattatatacacttgtatatattatggtatatacaaaatgttttttatcagattatgtagaatatattatatatatatataactattcaTACTGTCACTATtattacagaagcaattcaaaaatttaaacagCTTAAAAAGTCAGCTCACATAGTTCTTATGAACTCTTTGGAGAAAGCAATATGGAATTGGATGGATACTTATTCTTATGAATTTGCTGAACTTCAAAAAGAACCAAATGAAGATCTGGGAAAAGCATGTGAAGAACTATTTGACATTCTTGATACATTTGCAGacaataaaaaaggaagagctGCAGCTGTCTGGCCTTTACAAATTATGCTTCTAATACTTTCACCAAAAGTTTTGGAGGAAATAGTTAATGCCGATTTTAGTACTCTCTGTTCATCAAGACATTCGAAGAAAAAGCAATTTATTGACAGTATCAAAAAAGGCCTAGGAATGCATGGTAGTTCTAGTAGGCAACTAGTAGAAGCTGCAGCAGTCACTTGTATCAAACTTTGTAAAGCATCAACTTACATTAACAATCTGGATTCAAATAATGTTATCTTCATACTTGTTCGACATGTTATGAGTGATTTGATGGCTCTACTTTTTAATCCAGGGAAAGTATTTTCTCGTGGTCAAAGCTACGTTGCCCAAGACATCGATCTAATGATAGACTGTTTTGTTAGCTTCTTTCGCATTAAACCTCATAACAACGAAGTACTTAAAGTCTGCTTGAATCTGAATTATCCATCGACGTACCAGTTTGTCTTGGTTAGCTCATTATACAAgtaagaaaagatatatttttgttcattcataattgaatatatatctatataatcatattttgttgcaaatataaaattatacattacatgTTATAACCAAAAAATATGCTTCATGAAATTCAAgggaataataatttgttagttaaaaatttaaacatgtgatgataaatttttgacttataattgtaatgttctgaaaaagaattttgttatcattattttaaatgaaataagtaatttgttttaataatattaatgtggtatcaatcatttttattttagaatcgTAACTCAACCAAGACTGCCATGGTGGCCTCAAATAGATCTTCTGTATTCTCGTAGTGCAGAACttagaaatatgtttattgatattttaaataaagtcaCACAGAGTTACATATCACATACACCATTACGAATGATTCAAAGTTTAACACTTAAAggtaaagaacaaaataagTACAGAGACCGTGGAGAAGAAGTATCGAGTTatagaaatttacttttatggATGGTGAAACTTATTCATGCTGATCCTATGTTATTGTTGAAtgtaaatactttatataaaaatcccAATTTTAACTTGTAGAAAGAtccttatacatatatctatatatatgtgtgttatttattttacagaatCAGGGAAAAGCTGGTCATGAAATTCAAAGTTCAactttagaattaattaatggtTTAGTTTCACTAGTTCATCAACCAACAATGTCAGACATTGCTTATGAAGCAATGGAAGCATTATTGGTATTACATCATccagataaaataaaagcatGGAATCCAGAGGCACCAATGAATACCTTTTGGGATGTTAGTTCACAAGTTCTGTTCTCAATTTCCCAAAAATTGATTCAGCACCAAATCGTTAATTATACTTGTATATTAAAATGGCttagagaaatattaatttgtagaaatgCTTTTCTGGCACAAAATAAGGATTATGCTCATGTGGGTAGCCAGATTGCTGTTTGTAAGCAAGCACATATTAAACTTGAGGTTTGTTTagatttacaatatattacagaactttttttttaaatattgttatatttgttttttaatttatttatttttatttttcaggttgtatttttcatgtatttgTGGAGTATAAATATGGAAGCAGTTTTAGTATCAATGTCTTGTTTTGCATTGCTTTGTAAAGAAGCAGAAATTCGTTGTGGTAGTGATGAAGTAGCAGTAACTTCTTTACTTCCAAACTATCACTTATATCTTGAATTGGCGCAAGCTTCTACTGTGTTAATCACTGGTGAGTTTAAATGtccaaaatattatttcaatttatctttcatatttaaataccGTATATTCCAAAGTTGAAGTAGAAATTCGAACCGAGAAATAAGTGTAAAATGACATTACAAccttaattttgttttatcatacTTGTATATAaagggaatatttttattttttaaattactttataatattttatttacttctacatgaatatattctatataaaatcatagTACTACCGATATGTACTTCTACTAAAAACCTTTAAATAGAGAGATTAACATAAGATaacatctttttttaaactagTTTCGGTTCGGGTACCTACtaacaatgattttatttgaattcaaACATTCattcatgaatttttgaattcaCTTTGTATTTTGATTAGTATAACCCTTATATGGCTGCAGTAGAGTATTAAAGACCTTGTTACCATAACAGCCAGCGGGGAAAGTAAGCTATGCTATCGTGATCATAATTATGGTAAGTgcaattcaaaatattattcgcatACATGATACAGGACTaagaacgttttatttttctttactattctaattattatatgcGATAGTAGAATAATTGTTTTGTGATTAACATTAGTGCATTTCAAgcatattatatcttttttaggACGTGCTGCTTTACAAGAAAGAATTATGGTCTTATTGAGGAAAATAGAACACTGTGTAAATGGCATACAacctgtatgtatatacatataatatatataatggatatatacatatatactgtatatattattatattaacaatagtaatattttaatttaagaattatttttcaaagaaaaatatgcaaaatttttttatttaatgttcctttaatgagaaaaaagataatattctCATAAAGTTTCCTTCTTCTTGTTAGGCTTGGGAAGAAACATTTAGAAATTGGGAAATAACTTCGCGGCAGTTAGTGACTTATCCCAAATCTAAAACAGAAGATAGTCAGATAGAATCATTTCATCGAAGTACAGGGAAGCGAAGAGCATCACACCAAAATTCAGAACATGAACTAGAAGAACAAATTAATGAGTGGGCTAATATGACAGGATTTCTTTGTGCTTTGGGTGGAGTATGTTTACAGAAACGTTCTCCAAATAGATCATTGTCAGGAATGCCACCAAATTCAGAACCAAAAAGGAGTGCAAAACAACAAGAACCTACACCTTGTTTATCAAATCCAAGTCAGGAAGTGCAATATTGTACacaatttgtttataatttattacgcctattaatttgtaacaatgaaaaatttggcAATCAAATTCAGAAACATGTAAAAGAATTGGTTGGACATGAAATGAGTCCTGCGCTATATCCAATTCTTTTTGATCAGATTAAAAGCatagttgaaaaattttttaatcaacaaGGACAAGTTATAGTAATGGAAGGTAATACGCAATTCATTGagcatataatattcataatgaaGAATATCCTAGATTCTAAAACAGATCAACCTTCTGAATATCTTGGAATGACTAGCATAGAAGGAATGATGTTAGCAATTGTCAGATATGTTAGACATTTGGATATGACTAAACATTCTATTCTTAtcaaaacaaaattatgtCTGCTGGTCGAAGCAATGATGAAAAGACGAGATGACTTAGCATTCCGacaggaaatgaaatttagaaataaactTGTTGAATATTTAACTGATTGGGTGATGGGTGCTACTCATCAAATTACTCCATCTACTAGTGGAGACTTGACTGTTTACACACGGTATAGATGActtttttctatgaaatatatttatattaaataatattttccctttggcttaatttaataactgtttaattatatattatcacaTGTACAgtgaagatttttataaaatacctaTTGATTCTTTATAGTTGAGTAAGAAAGCAATATTATTGAGACATATAGAAAtgatcaaataattaattaagaattaatatttaaaaattagctATGCATATATTTCCAGTgcatttaatttattgcaaatgcagttttattgtttattaaagaaattaaatatttttattaatttatatcaagtATTTGGCAtaatcttattataatattataatgaattatacgtatatatcaaatatgtttcttttatttgattttttagaGATTTAGATCAAGCATGCATGGAAGCGGTCGGAGCATTGCTACGAGGCCTACCTCTTCAACCCGAAGAATCCGATCGCGGTGATTTAATGGAAGCAAAATCTCAGttgttcttaaaatattttactctcttcatgaatttattaaacgacTGCAACGAAGTAACTGgtgatgaaaaagaaaaagtgtcTCAACAACCATGTTTAAGTAGTGGCAAATTATCTACTTTACGCAACGCTACTATACAAGCAATGAGTAATCTTCTCAGCGCAAATATTGATAGTGGATTAATGCATTCTCTAAGTGagcaaaattataatttatttattcgtgaCATTGATATTATTGatgttattgatatttattgatgGCTTGGTATTATTGATATAACATTaatcattatattaaattttctactgacttttgcaactttttataatttaaaaatttgtatatttataggTTTGGGTTATAATCCAGATTTACAAACACGGGCAGCATTTATGGAAGTTCTCACCAAAATTCTTCAACAAGGAACAGAATTTGATACATTAGCAGAAACAGTATTGGCTGATAGGTTTGAGCAATTGGTTCAACTTGTTACAATGATTAGTGACAAAGGAGAATTACCTATCGCAATGGCCTTAGCTAATGTAGTAACAACGAATCAAATGGACGAATTAGCACGAGTTTTTGTGACATTATTTGATGCTAAGCACTTGTTATCTTCTCTCTTATGGAATATGTTTTATCGCGAAGTTGAAGTTTCTGATTGTATGCAAACATTATTTCGTGGAAACAGTCTTGGAAGCAAAATTATGgcattttgttttaaaatttatggtgccagttatttacaaaatttattagaacCTTTAATTACTCCTCTATTAGATGATCCCGCTACTGGTTTTGAAGTTGATAGCGCCAGAATAGATGCTAATGAAGATATAGAAAAGAATGGTCGTAATTTGATTGCATTAACTCAAAAAGTATTTGATGCTATAGTATCATCAGCTGATCGGTAAGTTATTAGAAATTGCATagttgatattaatataaatcatttcttAAAGAAATTTAGCTGTTAATTGACATTATATTAGTTTCATTGTATTTTCACAGGTTTCCACCACAATTGCGGTCTATGTGTCATTGTTTATATCAGGTACTCAGCAAAAGATTTCCACAGTGTCCGCAAAATAATATTGGAGCTGTTGGAACTGTAATATTTCTGCGATTTATTAATCCAGCTATTGTATCACCTCAAGAAATGGGTATTGTAAATAAGCCTGTACCTCAGCACATTAAGAGAGGTCTTATGTTAATGtctaaaattcttcaaaatatcGCAAACCATGTAGAATTTAGCAAAGAACAACACATGTTACCATTTAATGACTTCTTACGTGCACATTTCGAAATTGGAAGAAGATTTTTCATACAGATAGCATCAGATTGTGAAACGGTCGATCAAGCTAATCATCCGATGTCGTTTGTGTCGGATGCCAATGTTCTAGCATTACATAGATTGCTTTGGAATCATCAAGAGCGAATTGGCGATTATCTTAGTAGCAGTCGGGACCATAAAGCAGTAGGTAGAAGACCTTTTGATAAAATGGCTACATTATTGGCTTATCTTGGTCCTCCAGAACATAAACCAATAGATTCACAGTAagtaacaatattaaatacatttcttttattatacaaatcaTTGTTACGAATGctatttatgcaattttcatatgtatatttaagtgtatttatttaatagctTACTTTTTTCATCGTCTTACGCTCGATGGTCAAACATTGATATGTCTTCAACTAATTTTGAGGAAATTATGG comes from Bombus pyrosoma isolate SC7728 linkage group LG2, ASM1482585v1, whole genome shotgun sequence and encodes:
- the LOC122576631 gene encoding neurofibromin isoform X4, whose product is MGTQKPEEWANLLITRFEEQLPCHSCSQTTHSRMNEERNKKCLIQISRYRFSLVISSLTKILQNVNEMVPSIGGQRIFHSTDQDRQCYESITIILDILEKCLANQPKDTAKFDEAMNVKFLLKEICQFIDIPNDNPQNAHLKNLASKVLFALSLNFFNAVFNRISSRLQELAKCGDETADYSDIELIQHINVDVYRLTKLLNEAIQKFKQLKKSAHIVLMNSLEKAIWNWMDTYSYEFAELQKEPNEDLGKACEELFDILDTFADNKKGRAAAVWPLQIMLLILSPKVLEEIVNADFSTLCSSRHSKKKQFIDSIKKGLGMHGSSSRQLVEAAAVTCIKLCKASTYINNLDSNNVIFILVRHVMSDLMALLFNPGKVFSRGQSYVAQDIDLMIDCFVSFFRIKPHNNEVLKVCLNLNYPSTYQFVLVSSLYKIVTQPRLPWWPQIDLLYSRSAELRNMFIDILNKVTQSYISHTPLRMIQSLTLKGKEQNKYRDRGEEVSSYRNLLLWMVKLIHADPMLLLNNQGKAGHEIQSSTLELINGLVSLVHQPTMSDIAYEAMEALLVLHHPDKIKAWNPEAPMNTFWDVSSQVLFSISQKLIQHQIVNYTCILKWLREILICRNAFLAQNKDYAHVGSQIAVCKQAHIKLEVVFFMYLWSINMEAVLVSMSCFALLCKEAEIRCGSDEVAVTSLLPNYHLYLELAQASTVLITASGESKLCYRDHNYGRAALQERIMVLLRKIEHCVNGIQPAWEETFRNWEITSRQLVTYPKSKTEDSQIESFHRSTGKRRASHQNSEHELEEQINEWANMTGFLCALGGVCLQKRSPNRSLSGMPPNSEPKRSAKQQEPTPCLSNPSQEVQYCTQFVYNLLRLLICNNEKFGNQIQKHVKELVGHEMSPALYPILFDQIKSIVEKFFNQQGQVIVMEGNTQFIEHIIFIMKNILDSKTDQPSEYLGMTSIEGMMLAIVRYVRHLDMTKHSILIKTKLCLLVEAMMKRRDDLAFRQEMKFRNKLVEYLTDWVMGATHQITPSTSGDLTVYTRDLDQACMEAVGALLRGLPLQPEESDRGDLMEAKSQLFLKYFTLFMNLLNDCNEVTGDEKEKVSQQPCLSSGKLSTLRNATIQAMSNLLSANIDSGLMHSLSLGYNPDLQTRAAFMEVLTKILQQGTEFDTLAETVLADRFEQLVQLVTMISDKGELPIAMALANVVTTNQMDELARVFVTLFDAKHLLSSLLWNMFYREVEVSDCMQTLFRGNSLGSKIMAFCFKIYGASYLQNLLEPLITPLLDDPATGFEVDSARIDANEDIEKNGRNLIALTQKVFDAIVSSADRFPPQLRSMCHCLYQVLSKRFPQCPQNNIGAVGTVIFLRFINPAIVSPQEMGIVNKPVPQHIKRGLMLMSKILQNIANHVEFSKEQHMLPFNDFLRAHFEIGRRFFIQIASDCETVDQANHPMSFVSDANVLALHRLLWNHQERIGDYLSSSRDHKAVGRRPFDKMATLLAYLGPPEHKPIDSHLLFSSSYARWSNIDMSSTNFEEIMVKHNMHENEEFKSIKNLNIFYQAGTSKQGYPVFYYIARRYKIGDTNGDLLIYHVILTLKPFCHSPFELVVDFTHACSDNRFRAEFLQKWFYVLPKVAYENIHAAYIYNCNSWVREYIKFHDRILAPLKGNRKVVFIDGPGRLNDVIDVDQQKLPGATLSLDEDLKVFNSVLKICHRDTKVSVKVGPTAIQITSAEKCKVLSHSVLLNDVYYASEIEEVCLVDDNQFTLTISNETGPLSLIHQDCDSIVQAIIHIRNRWELSQPESVSIHPKIRPKDVPGTLLNMALLNLGSSDPNLRTAAYNQLCALTATFDLKIEGQLLETSGLCIPSNNTIFIKHLSETLAANDPHLTLEFLEECIQGFRSSSIELKHLCLEYMTPWLNNLVRFYKPNDEGGKRQKQVTKILEKLITLTIEEVEMYPSIQAKIWSTIGRLPDLIDTVLDNFIQRSVSFGLGSPTVEIMADTAVALASGNVQLVAKKVIGRLCRVVDKTCTSPTPLLERHTRWNDIAILARYLLMLSFNNCLDVGKHLPYLFHTVTFLVCSGSLSMRASTHGLVINSIHSLCTCSSPSFSEDTYRILRMSLDEFSLPKFYLLFGISEVKSAAGTAFRSSYRHSNEKWFSNERSVTGTHDKERLSLTSLEIITDALLEIMEACMRDIPHCDWLKTWTSLARNFAFCFNPALQPRALIVFGCISKSITDQDMKQLLRILVKALESFNDITLLEAIIMCLTRLQPLLRSESPIHRYLFWVATSILQLDEASLYACGLALLEQNLHTLDSQGTFDDKTLKQVMMSTREPLEWHFKQLDNAVGLSFKSNFHFALVGHLLKGYRHPTPTTVTRTARVLTMLLGIVAKPFRRDKFEVTPESVAYLSALVSVSEEVRSRCHIRHAVTKTVESGSTDYLDILLPHSTDTSNATSSNPTNRRQKSWDLLDQSALTQARQQKQYSTHQTGRILFKTQRSFSVPTAKEAKSNEEVEPKNRSARVSVSNENNILLDPEVLTDFSTQTLVLTVLVTLVKNSTDENEQRILYEYLAEASVVFPKVFPVIHNLLDAKINNVLSFCHDQGILNSVQAIIQNMIACEDTSQQQLHYLQSCGFGGLWRFAGPYTNSNCTAESAQLFVNCLEAMVATCLPVDEVEALNSNEISNEKCKRSDSHQSEVAQKNKSLTHGGDRASSRAFSEKMDETSRSRSSFIQIE
- the LOC122576631 gene encoding neurofibromin isoform X3; this translates as MGTQKPEEWANLLITRFEEQLPCHSCSQTTHSRMNEERNKKCLIQISRYRFSLVISSLTKILQNVNEMVPSIGGQRIFHSTDQDRQCYESITIILDILEKCLANQPKDTAKFDEAMNVKFLLKEICQFIDIPNDNPQNAHLKNLASKVLFALSLNFFNAVFNRISSRLQELAKCGDETADYSDIELIQHINVDVYRLTKLLNEAIQKFKQLKKSAHIVLMNSLEKAIWNWMDTYSYEFAELQKEPNEDLGKACEELFDILDTFADNKKGRAAAVWPLQIMLLILSPKVLEEIVNADFSTLCSSRHSKKKQFIDSIKKGLGMHGSSSRQLVEAAAVTCIKLCKASTYINNLDSNNVIFILVRHVMSDLMALLFNPGKVFSRGQSYVAQDIDLMIDCFVSFFRIKPHNNEVLKVCLNLNYPSTYQFVLVSSLYKIVTQPRLPWWPQIDLLYSRSAELRNMFIDILNKVTQSYISHTPLRMIQSLTLKGKEQNKYRDRGEEVSSYRNLLLWMVKLIHADPMLLLNNQGKAGHEIQSSTLELINGLVSLVHQPTMSDIAYEAMEALLVLHHPDKIKAWNPEAPMNTFWDVSSQVLFSISQKLIQHQIVNYTCILKWLREILICRNAFLAQNKDYAHVGSQIAVCKQAHIKLEVVFFMYLWSINMEAVLVSMSCFALLCKEAEIRCGSDEVAVTSLLPNYHLYLELAQASTVLITASGESKLCYRDHNYGRAALQERIMVLLRKIEHCVNGIQPAWEETFRNWEITSRQLVTYPKSKTEDSQIESFHRSTGKRRASHQNSEHELEEQINEWANMTGFLCALGGVCLQKRSPNRSLSGMPPNSEPKRSAKQQEPTPCLSNPSQEVQYCTQFVYNLLRLLICNNEKFGNQIQKHVKELVGHEMSPALYPILFDQIKSIVEKFFNQQGQVIVMEGNTQFIEHIIFIMKNILDSKTDQPSEYLGMTSIEGMMLAIVRYVRHLDMTKHSILIKTKLCLLVEAMMKRRDDLAFRQEMKFRNKLVEYLTDWVMGATHQITPSTSGDLTVYTRDLDQACMEAVGALLRGLPLQPEESDRGDLMEAKSQLFLKYFTLFMNLLNDCNEVTGDEKEKVSQQPCLSSGKLSTLRNATIQAMSNLLSANIDSGLMHSLSLGYNPDLQTRAAFMEVLTKILQQGTEFDTLAETVLADRFEQLVQLVTMISDKGELPIAMALANVVTTNQMDELARVFVTLFDAKHLLSSLLWNMFYREVEVSDCMQTLFRGNSLGSKIMAFCFKIYGASYLQNLLEPLITPLLDDPATGFEVDSARIDANEDIEKNGRNLIALTQKVFDAIVSSADRFPPQLRSMCHCLYQVLSKRFPQCPQNNIGAVGTVIFLRFINPAIVSPQEMGIVNKPVPQHIKRGLMLMSKILQNIANHVEFSKEQHMLPFNDFLRAHFEIGRRFFIQIASDCETVDQANHPMSFVSDANVLALHRLLWNHQERIGDYLSSSRDHKAVGRRPFDKMATLLAYLGPPEHKPIDSHLLFSSSYARWSNIDMSSTNFEEIMVKHNMHENEEFKSIKNLNIFYQAGTSKQGYPVFYYIARRYKIGDTNGDLLIYHVILTLKPFCHSPFELVVDFTHACSDNRFRAEFLQKWFYVLPKVAYENIHAAYIYNCNSWVREYIKFHDRILAPLKGNRKVVFIDGPGRLNDVIDVDQQKLPGATLSLDEDLKVFNSVLKICHRDTKVSVKVGPTAIQITSAEKCKVLSHSVLLNDVYYASEIEEVCLVDDNQFTLTISNETGPLSLIHQDCDSIVQAIIHIRNRWELSQPESVSIHPKIRPKDVPGTLLNMALLNLGSSDPNLRTAAYNQLCALTATFDLKIEGQLLETSGLCIPSNNTIFIKHLSETLAANDPHLTLEFLEECIQGFRSSSIELKHLCLEYMTPWLNNLVRFYKPNDEGGKRQKQVTKILEKLITLTIEEVEMYPSIQAKIWSTIGRLPDLIDTVLDNFIQRSVSFGLGSPTVEIMADTAVALASGNVQLVAKKVIGRLCRVVDKTCTSPTPLLERHTRWNDIAILARYLLMLSFNNCLDVGKHLPYLFHTVTFLVCSGSLSMRASTHGLVINSIHSLCTCSSPSFSEDTYRILRMSLDEFSLPKFYLLFGISEVKSAAGTAFRSSYRHSNEKWFSNERSVTGTHDKERLSLTSLEIITDALLEIMEACMRDIPHCDWLKTWTSLARNFAFCFNPALQPRALIVFGCISKSITDQDMKQLLRILVKALESFNDITLLEAIIMCLTRLQPLLRSESPIHRYLFWVATSILQLDEASLYACGLALLEQNLHTLDSQGTFDDKTLKQVMMSTREPLEWHFKQLDNAVGLSFKSNFHFALVGHLLKGYRHPTPTTVTRTARVLTMLLGIVAKPFRRDKFEVTPESVAYLSALVSVSEEVRSRCHIRHAVTKTVESGSTDYLDILLPHSTDTSNATSSNPTNRRQKSWDLLDQSALTQARQQKQYSTHQTGRILFKTQRSFSVPTAKEAKSNEEVEPKNRSARVSVSNENNILLDPEVLTDFSTQTLVLTVLVTLVKNSTDENEQRILYEYLAEASVVFPKVFPVIHNLLDAKINNVLSFCHDQGILNSVQAIIQNMIACEDTSQQQLHYLQSCGFGGLWRFAGPYTNSNCTAESAQLFVNCLEAMVATCLPVDEVEALNSNEISNEKCKRSDSHQSEVAQKNKSLTHGGDRASSRAFSEKMDETSRSRSSFIQIECYG